One Takifugu rubripes chromosome 19, fTakRub1.2, whole genome shotgun sequence genomic window carries:
- the mon1bb gene encoding vacuolar fusion protein MON1 homolog B isoform X1, producing MDRDNQQADEAEGGKICDPPADTLATSLSLLGNHMFPERNYIPSMKNEEHNDSLYETTEDQSEEAQADDVTKPETEKAECFECQESVSSPPADRGLEDATCPADSDHADSGEFVVTMLAKAKLEEQGLGVEGQSSPLLEAGAQDSPGFASHRDEDVTADSWRQHRKHVFVLSEAGKPIYSRYGSEEALSSTMGVMMALVSFVQSGDNIIRSFYSEEHTVVFLHKEPLVLVCVSSSRQSERQLRGELLYVYYQIISMLTQASISRIFEHKKNYDLRRLLAGSEKILDGLLNLLDSDPSFLLAAVHCLPLASSLRDSLSQILQKAITPNLVFSILIARNQLLTIVQEKTVIEDTRLEPADVLLLLNLIGASSAFQAGEIWTPICLPLFNPDCYFYAYISYLDPPECTVCLLLLSTDKEAFYAVAECKRKIEGAMVAQNSLSLIAKVQPYSVSQVGVSDLRHFMYKPFDVPDNHRQLTQFTSPEMEAPYSSEEEQLRLLDLYRYMHSRIHSTSRPLKLIYHVAERETLLAWVTSKFELYSCFSPLVTKACAITAITKLLRWIKKEEDRLFIRYPPKYSTTPNPSKSSRAGKSDQQDSTDNGFLSLL from the exons ATGGACAGAGACAATCAGCAAGCGGATGAAGCGGAGGGAGGTAAAATTTGTGATCCACCCG CTGACACCTTAGcaacctccctctccctcttggGCAATCACATGTTTCCTGAGAGAAACTACATTCCCTCTATGAAGAACGAAGAGCACAACGATAGCTTGTACGAGACAACAGAAGATCAGAGCGAAGAAGCCCAAGCAGACGATGTAACAAAACCGGAGACTGAAAAGGCTGAATGTTTTGAGTGTCAGGAGAGCGTGTCCTCCCCACCAGCTGACAGAGGACTCGAAGATGCCACCTGCCCCGCTGACAGCGACCACGCCGACTCAGGGGAGTTTGTTGTCACTATGCTGGCCAAAGCCAAGCTGGAGGAACAAGGTCTCGGTGTTGAAGGTCAGTCGTCTCCGTTGTTGGAAGCAGGGGCCCAGGATTCTCCAGGATTTGCATCCCACCGTGACGAAGACGTGACAGCAGACAGCTGGCGGCAGcacagaaaacatgtttttgtgctAAGTGAAGCTGGCAAGCCCATCTATTCCAGATACGGTAGCGAAGAGGCCCTTTCATCCACAATGGGAGTAATGATGGCCCTGGTTTCTTTTGTTCAAAGTGGAGATAATATCATCCGATCGTTCTACTCAG AGGAACACACAGTGGTGTTCTTGCATAAAGAGCCcctggtgctggtgtgtgtctccagTAGTCGTCAGTCTGAGCGGCAGCTTCGAGGAGAGCTCCTCTATGTTTACTATCAGATCATCAGCATGCTCACCCAGGCCAGCATATCTCGCATCTTTGAACACAAGAAAAACTACGACCTACGGCGGCTTCTGGCCGGCTCAGAGAAGATCCTGGATGGTCTTTTGAACTTGCTGGATTCTGACCCCAGCTTCCTGCTGGCGGCGGTGCACTGCCTGCCTTTGGCTTCCTCTCTCAGGGACTCTCTCAGTCAGATACTGCAGAAAGCGATTACCCCCAACCTGGTTTTCTCCATCCTCATCGCCAGAAACCAGCTGCTCACCATCGTGCAAGAAAAGACGGTCATCGAGGACACAAGGCTGGAGCCTGCtgatgtcctcctcctgctcaatCTAATCGGGGCCTCCTCGGCTTTCCAGGCCGGGGAGATCTGGACTCCCATCTGCCTCCCTCTGTTTAACCCCGACTGTTACTTCTACGCGTACATCTCCTACCTGGACCCACCAGAATGCACAGTTTGcctcctgcttctctccacTGACAAGGAGGCTTTTTACGCTGTAGCCGAGTGCAAGAGGAAGATAGAGGGGGCCATGGTGGCTCAGAACTCCCTGAGCCTCATCGCCAAAGTCCAGCCTTACAGCGTGAGCCAGGTTGGCGTCTCGGACCTCAGACACTTCATGTACAAGCCCTTCGATGTGCCGGACAACCACCGTCAGCTGACTCAGTTCACCAG CCCAGAGATGGAGGCACCTTacagcagcgaggaggagcAATTGCGACTGCTGGACCTTTATCGGTATATGCACAGCCGGATCCACAGCACGTCACGGCCCCTCAAACTCATCTACCACGTGGCAGAGAGGGAGACTCTGCTGGCCTGG GTCACCAGTAAATTTGAGCTGTACTCCTGCTTCAGTCCTCTGGTGACGAAGGCCTGCGCCATCACCGCCATCACCAAGCTCCTCAGGTGGATCAAAAAGGAGGAGGACCGTCTGTTCATCAGATACCCTCCAAAGTATTCAACCACGCCAAACCCCAGCAAGAGCTCCCGGGCCGGTAAATCAGACCAGCAGGACTCCACAGATAACGGCTTCTTATCTCTCCTGTAG
- the mon1bb gene encoding vacuolar fusion protein MON1 homolog B isoform X2, producing the protein MDRDNQQADEAEGADTLATSLSLLGNHMFPERNYIPSMKNEEHNDSLYETTEDQSEEAQADDVTKPETEKAECFECQESVSSPPADRGLEDATCPADSDHADSGEFVVTMLAKAKLEEQGLGVEGQSSPLLEAGAQDSPGFASHRDEDVTADSWRQHRKHVFVLSEAGKPIYSRYGSEEALSSTMGVMMALVSFVQSGDNIIRSFYSEEHTVVFLHKEPLVLVCVSSSRQSERQLRGELLYVYYQIISMLTQASISRIFEHKKNYDLRRLLAGSEKILDGLLNLLDSDPSFLLAAVHCLPLASSLRDSLSQILQKAITPNLVFSILIARNQLLTIVQEKTVIEDTRLEPADVLLLLNLIGASSAFQAGEIWTPICLPLFNPDCYFYAYISYLDPPECTVCLLLLSTDKEAFYAVAECKRKIEGAMVAQNSLSLIAKVQPYSVSQVGVSDLRHFMYKPFDVPDNHRQLTQFTSPEMEAPYSSEEEQLRLLDLYRYMHSRIHSTSRPLKLIYHVAERETLLAWVTSKFELYSCFSPLVTKACAITAITKLLRWIKKEEDRLFIRYPPKYSTTPNPSKSSRAGKSDQQDSTDNGFLSLL; encoded by the exons ATGGACAGAGACAATCAGCAAGCGGATGAAGCGGAGGGAG CTGACACCTTAGcaacctccctctccctcttggGCAATCACATGTTTCCTGAGAGAAACTACATTCCCTCTATGAAGAACGAAGAGCACAACGATAGCTTGTACGAGACAACAGAAGATCAGAGCGAAGAAGCCCAAGCAGACGATGTAACAAAACCGGAGACTGAAAAGGCTGAATGTTTTGAGTGTCAGGAGAGCGTGTCCTCCCCACCAGCTGACAGAGGACTCGAAGATGCCACCTGCCCCGCTGACAGCGACCACGCCGACTCAGGGGAGTTTGTTGTCACTATGCTGGCCAAAGCCAAGCTGGAGGAACAAGGTCTCGGTGTTGAAGGTCAGTCGTCTCCGTTGTTGGAAGCAGGGGCCCAGGATTCTCCAGGATTTGCATCCCACCGTGACGAAGACGTGACAGCAGACAGCTGGCGGCAGcacagaaaacatgtttttgtgctAAGTGAAGCTGGCAAGCCCATCTATTCCAGATACGGTAGCGAAGAGGCCCTTTCATCCACAATGGGAGTAATGATGGCCCTGGTTTCTTTTGTTCAAAGTGGAGATAATATCATCCGATCGTTCTACTCAG AGGAACACACAGTGGTGTTCTTGCATAAAGAGCCcctggtgctggtgtgtgtctccagTAGTCGTCAGTCTGAGCGGCAGCTTCGAGGAGAGCTCCTCTATGTTTACTATCAGATCATCAGCATGCTCACCCAGGCCAGCATATCTCGCATCTTTGAACACAAGAAAAACTACGACCTACGGCGGCTTCTGGCCGGCTCAGAGAAGATCCTGGATGGTCTTTTGAACTTGCTGGATTCTGACCCCAGCTTCCTGCTGGCGGCGGTGCACTGCCTGCCTTTGGCTTCCTCTCTCAGGGACTCTCTCAGTCAGATACTGCAGAAAGCGATTACCCCCAACCTGGTTTTCTCCATCCTCATCGCCAGAAACCAGCTGCTCACCATCGTGCAAGAAAAGACGGTCATCGAGGACACAAGGCTGGAGCCTGCtgatgtcctcctcctgctcaatCTAATCGGGGCCTCCTCGGCTTTCCAGGCCGGGGAGATCTGGACTCCCATCTGCCTCCCTCTGTTTAACCCCGACTGTTACTTCTACGCGTACATCTCCTACCTGGACCCACCAGAATGCACAGTTTGcctcctgcttctctccacTGACAAGGAGGCTTTTTACGCTGTAGCCGAGTGCAAGAGGAAGATAGAGGGGGCCATGGTGGCTCAGAACTCCCTGAGCCTCATCGCCAAAGTCCAGCCTTACAGCGTGAGCCAGGTTGGCGTCTCGGACCTCAGACACTTCATGTACAAGCCCTTCGATGTGCCGGACAACCACCGTCAGCTGACTCAGTTCACCAG CCCAGAGATGGAGGCACCTTacagcagcgaggaggagcAATTGCGACTGCTGGACCTTTATCGGTATATGCACAGCCGGATCCACAGCACGTCACGGCCCCTCAAACTCATCTACCACGTGGCAGAGAGGGAGACTCTGCTGGCCTGG GTCACCAGTAAATTTGAGCTGTACTCCTGCTTCAGTCCTCTGGTGACGAAGGCCTGCGCCATCACCGCCATCACCAAGCTCCTCAGGTGGATCAAAAAGGAGGAGGACCGTCTGTTCATCAGATACCCTCCAAAGTATTCAACCACGCCAAACCCCAGCAAGAGCTCCCGGGCCGGTAAATCAGACCAGCAGGACTCCACAGATAACGGCTTCTTATCTCTCCTGTAG